A portion of the Parasteatoda tepidariorum isolate YZ-2023 chromosome 5, CAS_Ptep_4.0, whole genome shotgun sequence genome contains these proteins:
- the LOC122272191 gene encoding uncharacterized protein translates to MLISIIVSLISIPFEILYWIKWIVAYIAVRIYNAKHRRRFDLYKPTAIDDPEKVGFLVPQLETELESPQSETNLLESADEVLFYGINSKAECALVRITRGCNQEAEAWIYLKLADGTTYHLAEHVNYQQPFEGKCLMFSCGNLQMHYLAPMRRWRIQYSGSLMRKSENKELPEGKTFVKFVFLWNASSDVYDISDVSSNTTGFTSAIARAEWDSVLQPPVQK, encoded by the exons ATGCTGATTTCCATAATTGTATCTTTAATTTCTATTCCATTTG aaattctTTACTGGATTAAGTGGATTGTTGCATATATAGCTGTTCGGATATACAATGCAAAACATCGTAGAAGATTTGATTTGTATAAACCAACTGCAATTGATGATCCTGAAAAAGTGGGTTTTCTTGTTCCCCAATTAGAAACTGAACTAGAATCACCTCAATCGGAGACCAATTTACTAGAG TCTGCGGATGAAGTACTGTTCTATGGAATAAATTCGAAGGCAGAATGTGCTCTGGTCCGCATCACAAGAGGCTGCAATCAAGAAGCCGAAGCCTGGATCTATTTGAAATTAGCTGATGGCACGACTTATCATCTTGCCGAACACGTCAACTATCAACAACCCTTTGAGGGAAAATGCCTGATGTTTTCTTGTGGGAACTTACAAATGCATTATTTGGCGCCTATGAGGAGATGGAGAATACAGTACAGTGGTTCATTaat gcgaaaatctgaaaataaagaattaccTGAAGGAAAGACTTTTGTGAAATTCGTGTTTTT GTGGAATGCTTCATCTGACGTCTATGATATTTCTGATGTTTCAAGCAACACAACCGGTTTTACCAGTGCCATTGCAAGAGCCGAATGGGATTCAGTATTACAACCTCCAGTTCAAAAGTAA